In Cyanobium sp. WAJ14-Wanaka, a single genomic region encodes these proteins:
- a CDS encoding shikimate dehydrogenase, producing the protein MASEITGRTALLGVLGDPVRHSLSPTLHNAAIPELGLEWIYLALPTPAAQLTAVVQALEAIGCRGLSVTIPHKQAVAALCRELSPLAQRVGAVNTLVPLEGGGWHGTNTDVEGFLAPLRQRQWQGKRAVVLGCGGSARAVVAGLVELNCDLITVVGRRPDALEAFASSCHAWAPQLQTLCWGAELNAADLVVNTTPVGMASPVGMASPTNPAAVDQSPLSPAQLDQLQSSCLVYDLIYTPRPTALLLQAADRGCPTQDGLEMLVQQGAAALRLWSGRSEVPVASMRSAVETSLDSSLRRLS; encoded by the coding sequence ATGGCTTCTGAGATCACTGGCCGCACTGCTCTTCTGGGGGTCCTGGGCGATCCCGTGCGCCACTCGCTCTCCCCCACCCTGCACAACGCGGCAATCCCTGAACTGGGGCTGGAGTGGATCTATCTGGCCCTGCCGACCCCGGCTGCCCAGCTGACAGCAGTGGTGCAGGCGCTTGAGGCCATCGGCTGCCGCGGCCTAAGCGTCACGATCCCCCACAAGCAGGCGGTGGCGGCGCTCTGCCGGGAGCTAAGCCCCCTTGCCCAACGGGTCGGGGCGGTGAACACCCTGGTGCCCCTCGAGGGCGGCGGCTGGCATGGCACCAACACCGATGTGGAGGGCTTTCTGGCGCCGCTGCGACAGCGCCAATGGCAGGGCAAAAGGGCGGTGGTGCTTGGCTGCGGAGGTAGCGCCCGGGCAGTGGTGGCCGGTCTGGTGGAGCTCAATTGCGACCTAATCACCGTTGTGGGCAGGCGGCCCGATGCCCTGGAGGCCTTTGCGAGCAGTTGCCACGCCTGGGCGCCCCAGCTGCAAACCCTTTGCTGGGGCGCCGAACTGAATGCCGCCGATCTGGTGGTCAACACCACTCCGGTGGGCATGGCCTCGCCGGTAGGCATGGCCTCGCCAACAAATCCGGCAGCGGTGGATCAAAGCCCCCTCAGCCCGGCCCAGCTTGACCAACTCCAGAGCAGCTGCCTTGTCTACGACTTGATCTACACACCCCGACCCACGGCCCTGCTGCTGCAGGCCGCGGACCGGGGCTGCCCCACCCAGGATGGCCTGGAGATGCTGGTGCAACAGGGGGCCGCCGCCCTGCGGCTTTGGAGTGGCCGCAGCGAAGTGCCCGTAGCCAGCATGCGCAGCGCGGTTGAGACCAGCCTTGACTCCAGCCTCCGGCGCCTTTCCTAG
- a CDS encoding Tic20 family protein — protein sequence MEGPPIWQRLLAAAAYLLPWSDALPFGQGLFGVFPLLQWLQLPALPVVMVQQLVPFGSLVLFLVLYLAVVRNSKVPYFLRFNVLQAILVDIVLVLINLAFGVLRLGNGSFAGRTLGNTVFLAILVLVAFAVVESLRGKEADIPSISEAVRLQLN from the coding sequence ATGGAAGGTCCACCGATCTGGCAACGGTTACTCGCGGCCGCGGCCTACCTGCTGCCCTGGAGTGATGCCCTGCCCTTCGGCCAAGGCTTGTTTGGTGTTTTTCCCCTGCTGCAGTGGCTGCAACTGCCTGCCCTGCCGGTGGTGATGGTGCAGCAATTGGTGCCCTTCGGCAGCCTGGTGCTGTTCCTGGTGCTCTACCTGGCCGTGGTGCGCAACAGCAAGGTGCCCTACTTCCTGCGCTTCAACGTGCTGCAGGCAATCCTTGTCGACATCGTGCTGGTGTTGATCAACCTGGCTTTTGGGGTTTTGCGCCTGGGCAACGGCAGTTTTGCCGGACGCACCCTGGGCAACACGGTGTTCCTGGCGATCCTGGTGCTGGTCGCTTTTGCAGTGGTGGAGAGCCTGCGGGGCAAGGAAGCCGATATCCCCTCGATATCAGAAGCGGTGCGGCTGCAGCTCAACTAA
- the rpsF gene encoding 30S ribosomal protein S6, with translation MTQSYYETMYILRPDIPEEEVETHVTKYRDLVTEAGGVVLDCQMRGKRRLAYTIAKHREGIYVQLNHDGDGQHVAPLERAMRLSEDVIRYLTIKQDGPMPAPRTIPGAASEAAPMQPATSEIEVVPAL, from the coding sequence ATGACGCAGTCCTATTACGAGACCATGTACATCCTTCGTCCGGACATCCCGGAGGAAGAGGTGGAAACCCATGTGACCAAATACCGCGACCTCGTAACAGAGGCGGGTGGAGTGGTTCTGGATTGCCAAATGCGCGGCAAGCGCCGCCTGGCCTACACGATTGCCAAGCACCGTGAAGGCATCTACGTGCAGCTCAACCACGATGGTGATGGCCAACACGTGGCTCCCCTGGAGCGGGCCATGCGCCTCTCGGAAGACGTGATCCGCTACCTCACCATCAAGCAGGACGGCCCCATGCCGGCACCTCGCACCATCCCCGGTGCCGCCAGCGAAGCCGCTCCAATGCAGCCCGCCACCAGCGAAATCGAAGTAGTCCCAGCCTTGTAA
- a CDS encoding argininosuccinate synthase gives MGRAKKAVLAYSGGVDTSVCIPYLIKEWGVEEVITFAADLGQGDELEPIRQKALDSGASQSIVGDLIEPFITEFAFPAIRANALYEGRYPLSTALARPLIARRLVEIAREVGADAVAHGCTGKGNDQVRFDVAIGALAPDLKVLTPAREWGMSREETIAYGERCGIPSPVSKKSPYSIDLNLLGRSIEAGPLEDPNVEPPEEIYAMTVAVDAAPATAQTVEIGFEQGNPVSIDGVRLDPVSLIRQANALAGSHGFGRLDMIENRVVGIKSREIYETPGLLLLIKAHQELESLTLAADVLRTKRQLEMQWADLVYQGLWFGPLKDALDGFIDRSQQTVTGTVRVKLHRGNATVVGRSSETHSLYVPDMATYGSDDQFDHRAAEGFIYVWGLPTRLWAAARRR, from the coding sequence ATGGGTCGGGCAAAAAAGGCAGTTTTGGCCTATTCCGGTGGTGTGGACACCAGCGTTTGCATCCCCTACTTGATCAAGGAATGGGGCGTGGAGGAGGTGATCACCTTCGCCGCCGACCTGGGCCAGGGTGATGAGCTCGAGCCGATTCGCCAGAAGGCGCTGGATTCGGGAGCCAGTCAGTCGATCGTTGGGGATCTGATTGAGCCCTTCATTACGGAGTTCGCCTTCCCCGCGATCCGGGCCAATGCCCTCTACGAGGGTCGCTATCCCCTCTCCACTGCCCTGGCGCGGCCCCTGATTGCCCGCCGCCTGGTGGAAATTGCCCGGGAGGTAGGCGCCGATGCGGTGGCCCACGGCTGCACTGGCAAGGGCAACGATCAGGTGCGTTTTGATGTGGCGATAGGTGCCCTTGCCCCCGATCTCAAGGTGCTCACTCCGGCCCGCGAATGGGGCATGAGCCGCGAGGAAACGATTGCCTACGGCGAGCGCTGTGGGATCCCTTCGCCGGTAAGCAAAAAATCCCCCTATTCGATCGACCTAAACCTGCTGGGTCGCTCGATCGAAGCCGGACCCCTGGAGGATCCAAATGTGGAGCCACCTGAGGAGATCTATGCCATGACCGTGGCGGTGGATGCGGCCCCAGCCACTGCCCAAACTGTGGAGATCGGTTTTGAGCAGGGCAATCCCGTGAGCATCGATGGGGTGCGGCTTGATCCGGTGAGTTTGATTCGCCAGGCCAACGCCCTGGCCGGTAGCCACGGTTTCGGCCGGCTCGACATGATCGAAAACCGGGTGGTGGGCATCAAGAGCCGGGAGATTTACGAAACCCCTGGCCTGCTGCTTTTGATCAAGGCCCACCAGGAGCTTGAAAGCCTCACCCTGGCCGCCGACGTGCTGCGCACCAAGCGCCAGCTGGAAATGCAGTGGGCAGACCTGGTGTACCAGGGTCTCTGGTTTGGCCCCCTGAAGGATGCCCTCGATGGTTTCATCGATCGCAGCCAGCAGACCGTCACCGGCACGGTGCGGGTGAAGTTGCACAGGGGCAACGCCACGGTGGTGGGCCGCAGCAGTGAAACCCACAGCCTCTATGTGCCAGACATGGCCACCTACGGCTCCGATGACCAGTTCGACCACCGTGCAGCGGAGGGCTTTATCTATGTCTGGGGACTGCCTACCCGGCTTTGGGCAGCAGCTCGTCGTCGTTGA
- a CDS encoding DUF3134 domain-containing protein — protein sequence MSTLATSGSSRLDTINPSLTRYGRTEMAPVLPLRDEPDLLSWLESSGRLVADEETASTDVSTVEEEELSALMGEKEDYNKDDEQQEENWED from the coding sequence ATGAGCACGCTTGCAACCAGCGGCAGCAGTCGCCTCGACACGATCAACCCCTCGTTGACCCGCTACGGCCGCACCGAAATGGCGCCCGTACTGCCCCTGCGCGATGAACCGGATCTGTTGAGCTGGCTGGAAAGCAGCGGCCGCCTGGTGGCCGATGAGGAAACCGCCAGCACCGATGTGAGCACGGTGGAAGAGGAAGAGCTCTCGGCACTGATGGGCGAAAAAGAGGACTACAACAAGGACGACGAACAGCAGGAAGAAAACTGGGAAGACTGA
- the mraY gene encoding phospho-N-acetylmuramoyl-pentapeptide-transferase has translation MQLPLQLSWPSNSRSTAALLGFLLLGACLICDGLVANSRLALPLLLTALISWTVTRWGLPRLRALKLGQVIREEGPKGHQSKAGTPTMGGLLVVPVGILVGGLINPADPRLLAIAAITLAYMAIGAIDDWRSLTKRTNTGLGPKGKLVLQGGAALLFLAWAAYGQWLGGAGAGDVALPMGWVLPLGLLIWPLGLFVFLAESNATNLTDGLDGLAAGCGAVVFTGMGLQLMLRGNQGDPSLAAFSVAMAGCWLGFLAHNRHPARLFMGDTGSLAMGASLSAVALLSNSLWPLLVMGGVFLAESLSVILQVWVFKATKGPDGQGKRLFRMAPLHHHFELGGMAEQQVVINFWLASLLLVGVGLVLLP, from the coding sequence TTGCAGCTTCCCTTGCAACTCTCCTGGCCCAGCAACAGTCGCTCCACGGCGGCCCTGCTGGGCTTTTTGCTGCTTGGAGCCTGCCTGATCTGCGACGGCCTGGTGGCCAACTCCAGGCTGGCCCTGCCCCTGCTGCTTACGGCCTTGATCAGCTGGACAGTTACCCGCTGGGGCCTACCCCGGTTGCGGGCCCTCAAGCTCGGACAGGTGATCCGCGAAGAGGGGCCTAAGGGTCACCAGAGCAAGGCAGGCACTCCCACCATGGGTGGGCTGTTGGTGGTGCCGGTTGGGATTTTAGTGGGGGGGTTGATCAACCCCGCCGATCCCCGGCTGCTGGCCATTGCGGCCATCACCCTGGCCTACATGGCGATTGGGGCCATCGATGACTGGCGCAGCCTCACCAAGCGCACCAACACCGGCCTAGGGCCAAAGGGCAAATTGGTACTGCAGGGCGGTGCAGCCCTTCTTTTTCTTGCTTGGGCCGCCTACGGACAGTGGCTAGGTGGGGCCGGGGCTGGCGACGTGGCCCTACCTATGGGCTGGGTATTGCCCCTGGGGCTACTGATCTGGCCCCTGGGCCTGTTTGTGTTCCTGGCGGAAAGCAACGCCACCAACCTCACCGATGGCCTCGATGGCCTAGCTGCTGGTTGCGGGGCAGTGGTGTTCACGGGCATGGGCCTGCAACTGATGCTGCGGGGCAACCAGGGTGATCCCTCCCTGGCGGCCTTTTCCGTGGCGATGGCTGGCTGCTGGCTGGGCTTTTTAGCCCACAACCGCCACCCGGCTCGGCTGTTCATGGGTGATACGGGCTCCCTGGCGATGGGGGCAAGCCTCAGCGCCGTGGCCCTGCTTTCCAACAGCCTCTGGCCCCTACTGGTGATGGGCGGCGTGTTTTTAGCTGAATCCCTCTCAGTGATCCTGCAGGTATGGGTGTTCAAAGCCACCAAAGGCCCCGATGGCCAAGGCAAACGGCTGTTTCGGATGGCCCCACTGCACCATCACTTTGAGCTGGGGGGCATGGCTGAACAACAGGTGGTAATCAATTTTTGGCTGGCCAGCCTGTTGCTGGTAGGAGTGGGTTTGGTCTTGCTGCCCTAG
- a CDS encoding cytochrome B6: protein MERGLLAAMGAPYLGFSTAGDAANGLLFGWDIADFQKWALIYLGISSLAFVVVWVVGYLRRA from the coding sequence ATGGAGCGGGGTCTGCTGGCTGCCATGGGAGCCCCTTACTTGGGCTTCAGCACCGCCGGTGATGCGGCCAATGGACTGTTGTTTGGCTGGGATATCGCCGATTTCCAGAAGTGGGCCCTGATTTACTTGGGCATCTCTTCCCTGGCTTTTGTGGTGGTTTGGGTGGTGGGTTACCTGCGCCGGGCCTAG
- the purT gene encoding formate-dependent phosphoribosylglycinamide formyltransferase, whose product MTKSAAQAFPRTLMLLGSGELGKEVAIAAQRLGCRVIAVDRYPGAPAMQVADQAEVVAMADPEALKAVVRRHRPDLVIPEIEALAVDALAELEAEGITVIPTARATAVTMNRDRIRDLAARELGLRTARFAYAESATELAARAEPLGWPVVVKPVMSSSGKGQSVVKGPEEIPAAWEAAMAGARGQGARVIVEEFLDFELEITLLTVKQWHGPTLFCPPIGHIQERGDYQCSWQPAAMGSNELAEAQAMARAVTDNLGGAGLFGVEFFLCRRSEKLEVVFSELSPRPHDTGLVTLMGQNLSEFELHLRAILGLPIPEITSLGPAASRVVLATESSAAVCFEGVAEALAEADTQLLLFGKADARPQRRMGVAIARGVNEVEARRKADTAAAQVRVVPMG is encoded by the coding sequence GTGACAAAGAGCGCAGCCCAGGCCTTCCCCCGCACCCTGATGCTGCTGGGCAGTGGGGAGCTGGGCAAGGAGGTGGCGATCGCAGCCCAGCGACTTGGTTGCAGGGTTATTGCGGTGGACCGTTATCCAGGCGCCCCGGCCATGCAGGTGGCTGACCAGGCCGAAGTGGTGGCCATGGCCGACCCTGAAGCCCTAAAAGCCGTGGTGCGCCGGCACCGACCCGATCTGGTGATTCCCGAGATCGAAGCCCTGGCGGTGGATGCCCTGGCCGAACTGGAAGCGGAGGGAATCACCGTGATTCCCACGGCCCGGGCCACGGCGGTGACGATGAACCGCGACCGCATCAGAGATCTGGCGGCCCGGGAGCTGGGCCTGCGCACGGCGCGTTTTGCCTATGCCGAAAGTGCAACCGAACTGGCGGCCAGGGCCGAACCCTTGGGTTGGCCCGTGGTGGTGAAACCGGTGATGAGCTCCTCTGGCAAGGGCCAAAGCGTGGTCAAAGGCCCGGAAGAGATTCCAGCCGCATGGGAGGCCGCCATGGCCGGAGCCAGGGGCCAGGGAGCCCGGGTGATCGTGGAGGAGTTCCTTGATTTTGAGCTGGAGATCACCCTGCTCACGGTTAAGCAATGGCACGGACCCACCCTGTTTTGCCCGCCAATTGGCCACATCCAAGAGCGGGGCGACTACCAGTGCAGCTGGCAGCCGGCCGCCATGGGCAGCAACGAACTTGCCGAAGCCCAGGCCATGGCAAGGGCTGTCACCGACAACCTGGGGGGGGCGGGGTTATTTGGGGTGGAATTTTTCCTCTGCCGGCGTTCAGAAAAGCTGGAAGTCGTTTTCTCGGAGCTGTCGCCCCGGCCCCACGACACCGGCCTGGTGACCCTGATGGGCCAAAACCTAAGTGAATTTGAGCTTCACCTGCGGGCGATTTTGGGGCTGCCGATTCCCGAAATCACCTCACTTGGACCAGCCGCCAGCCGGGTGGTACTTGCCACGGAAAGCTCTGCCGCAGTGTGCTTTGAAGGGGTGGCCGAGGCCCTGGCTGAGGCCGATACCCAGTTGCTGCTCTTCGGCAAAGCTGATGCCAGACCCCAGCGCCGCATGGGCGTTGCCATAGCCCGGGGTGTCAACGAAGTGGAAGCCCGCCGCAAAGCCGACACCGCCGCCGCCCAGGTGCGGGTGGTCCCAATGGGATGA
- a CDS encoding LCP family protein: protein MTQAQPRPPRRREFDREIRREERREIRRKERRVSGQGSSQRREKPSAQQKKQKNQPARRRGSPLKPFAVGIAVGWALAGPLPHLAGGAVAALLHGPQGLGALINPFGIGDRRILVMGADKVAGNTDVMFTVQIKDGKTQLTQVPRDTFVESQEYGVLKANALLNYGGIKGVKQELSNLLQVPVDRYVSVDMRAIKRLGDALGGVEVNVPKRMYYVDNSQGLYIDLYPGTQLLKGDQLEGFLRFRHDEMGDLGRMERQKLVLAELFKKLGQPSTLAQLPRLLKIAGSDVKTDLSALEMGQLVTAMAGTKLTTNQLPGRIFWQNDLSFWMPDANNHYTGVDGPAPGP from the coding sequence ATGACCCAGGCCCAACCCCGTCCGCCTCGCCGCAGGGAGTTCGATCGCGAAATTCGCCGCGAAGAGCGCCGCGAAATTCGCCGCAAAGAGCGTCGCGTCAGCGGCCAGGGGTCCAGCCAACGCCGTGAAAAACCCAGCGCACAGCAGAAAAAGCAAAAAAATCAGCCAGCTCGCCGCAGGGGCTCGCCCCTCAAACCATTTGCCGTAGGGATCGCCGTCGGCTGGGCACTAGCAGGCCCCTTGCCCCACCTTGCAGGAGGTGCCGTTGCGGCCCTGCTCCATGGCCCGCAAGGCCTCGGGGCCCTGATCAATCCCTTTGGCATAGGCGATCGACGCATTCTGGTGATGGGCGCCGACAAGGTGGCAGGCAACACCGATGTGATGTTCACCGTTCAGATCAAGGACGGCAAAACCCAACTCACCCAGGTGCCCAGGGACACCTTCGTGGAATCCCAGGAGTATGGGGTGCTCAAGGCCAATGCCCTGCTCAATTACGGGGGCATCAAGGGGGTGAAACAGGAATTGAGCAACCTGCTGCAGGTGCCGGTGGATCGCTATGTGAGCGTCGACATGCGGGCAATCAAGCGGCTTGGTGATGCCCTAGGCGGGGTGGAAGTCAATGTGCCCAAGCGGATGTATTACGTCGACAACAGCCAGGGGCTCTACATCGACCTCTATCCAGGCACCCAGCTACTCAAAGGCGACCAGCTCGAGGGCTTCCTGCGTTTCCGCCACGACGAAATGGGCGATCTGGGTCGCATGGAACGGCAAAAACTTGTGCTCGCTGAGCTGTTCAAAAAACTGGGCCAGCCCAGCACCTTGGCCCAATTGCCCAGGTTGCTAAAAATCGCTGGCAGCGATGTGAAAACCGATCTATCGGCCCTGGAAATGGGCCAACTGGTAACGGCCATGGCCGGCACCAAGCTGACGACAAACCAGCTTCCCGGCAGGATTTTCTGGCAAAACGACCTCAGCTTCTGGATGCCCGATGCCAATAACCACTACACCGGCGTAGATGGGCCAGCCCCTGGGCCCTAG
- the uvrA gene encoding excinuclease ABC subunit UvrA encodes MPRALAKSVNEKAALQSLNGGSLEDVIRVRGARQHNLKNIDLTIPRNRLVVFTGVSGSGKSSLAFDTIFAEGQRRYVESLSAYARQFLGQVDKPDVDAIEGLSPAISIDQKSTSHNPRSTVGTVTEIQDYLRLLYGRAGEPHCPQCDRSIRPQTIDEMVDQILALPEGTRYQLLAPLVRGKKGTHVKLLGGLVAEGFARVRINGEVRELADNIELDKNHAHNIEVVVDRLVAREGVQERLTDSLRTSLKRGDGLALVEVVPKAGEELPEGVERERLYSENFACPVHGAVMEELSPRLFSFNSPYGACADCHGIGHLRKFTAERVVPDPNLPVYAAIAPWADKDNSYYFSLLYSVGEAFKFELKTPWNQLSDEQREVLLTGSKEPILIQADSRYRKSAGFERPFEGVLPILERQLRDASGESVRQKLEKYLELVPCSTCHGLRLKPEALAVRVGPYGIHELTSVSVGETLARIEALMGVGASEGVDPLLNARQIQIGDLVLREVRMRLKFLLDVGLDYLSLDRPAMTLSGGEAQRIRLATQIGAGLTGVLYVLDEPSIGLHQRDNDRLLTTLMKLRDLGNTLIVVEHDEDTIRAADYIVDIGPGAGVHGGHIVAQGDFQDLLAAEDSLTGAYLSGRRSIPTPAERRTEGSRKITMVDCARNNLNGISVEIPLGRLVCVTGVSGSGKSTLVNELLHPALEHQLGMKVPFPAGLAELRGIKAIDKVIVIDQSPIGRTPRSNPATYTGAFDPIRQIFAATVEAKARGYLVGQFSFNVKGGRCEACSGQGVNVIEMNFLPDVYVQCDVCKGARYNRETLQVTYKGHTIADVLEMTVEQAAEVFSAIPQAADRLRTLVDVGLGYVKLGQPAPTLSGGEAQRVKLATELSKRATGKTLYLIDEPTTGLSFFDVHKLMDVMQRLVDKGNSILVIEHNLDVIRCADWVIDLGPEGGDKGGDLVVMGTPEEVAEHATSHTGRYLKQVLKQHPPEVVG; translated from the coding sequence ATGCCCCGCGCCCTCGCCAAGAGCGTGAACGAAAAAGCGGCGCTGCAGTCGCTCAATGGCGGTTCCCTGGAGGACGTGATCCGGGTGCGGGGTGCCCGCCAGCACAACCTCAAAAACATCGATCTCACCATTCCGCGCAATCGCCTGGTGGTGTTCACCGGGGTGAGCGGTAGCGGTAAGAGCTCCCTGGCCTTTGACACCATTTTTGCGGAGGGCCAGCGCCGCTACGTGGAGAGTCTCTCGGCCTACGCCCGGCAGTTTTTAGGGCAGGTCGACAAGCCCGATGTGGATGCGATCGAAGGCCTCTCACCGGCCATTTCGATCGATCAGAAATCCACCAGCCACAACCCCCGCTCCACCGTGGGCACGGTGACGGAAATTCAGGATTACTTGCGCCTGCTCTATGGCCGGGCTGGGGAACCCCATTGCCCCCAGTGCGACCGCTCGATTAGGCCCCAAACCATCGATGAGATGGTGGACCAAATCCTCGCTTTGCCAGAGGGCACCCGTTACCAACTCCTGGCGCCGCTGGTGCGGGGCAAGAAGGGCACCCACGTGAAGTTGCTGGGGGGCCTGGTGGCCGAGGGCTTTGCCCGGGTGCGAATCAACGGTGAGGTGCGTGAACTCGCCGACAACATCGAGCTCGACAAAAATCACGCCCACAACATTGAGGTGGTGGTCGATCGCCTGGTGGCTCGCGAAGGAGTCCAGGAGCGGCTGACCGATTCCCTGCGCACTTCCCTTAAGCGCGGCGATGGTCTGGCCCTGGTGGAGGTGGTGCCCAAGGCGGGTGAGGAGTTGCCGGAAGGGGTGGAGCGGGAGCGGCTCTACTCCGAAAACTTTGCCTGCCCGGTCCATGGGGCTGTCATGGAGGAGCTTTCGCCGCGGCTGTTCTCCTTCAACAGCCCCTATGGCGCCTGTGCCGACTGCCATGGCATTGGCCACCTGCGCAAATTCACGGCCGAACGGGTGGTGCCGGACCCCAATTTGCCCGTTTATGCCGCCATTGCCCCCTGGGCAGATAAGGACAATTCCTATTACTTCTCCTTGCTCTATTCGGTGGGAGAGGCCTTCAAGTTTGAGTTAAAAACCCCCTGGAACCAACTCAGCGACGAGCAACGGGAGGTGCTGTTAACCGGCAGCAAGGAGCCAATCCTGATCCAGGCGGATAGCCGTTATCGCAAGAGTGCGGGCTTTGAGCGGCCCTTTGAAGGTGTCCTGCCAATCCTGGAGCGTCAGCTGCGCGATGCCAGTGGGGAATCGGTGCGCCAGAAGCTGGAGAAATACCTGGAGCTGGTGCCCTGCTCCACCTGCCATGGATTGAGGCTCAAGCCGGAGGCCCTGGCGGTGAGGGTCGGCCCCTACGGGATCCATGAGCTCACTTCCGTGAGCGTGGGTGAAACCCTGGCCCGTATTGAGGCCCTGATGGGGGTGGGAGCAAGTGAGGGAGTGGATCCCTTGCTCAATGCCCGCCAGATCCAGATCGGCGACCTGGTGCTGCGGGAGGTCCGCATGCGCTTAAAGTTTTTGTTGGATGTGGGGCTCGACTATCTGAGCCTGGATCGGCCAGCCATGACCCTCTCAGGGGGGGAAGCCCAGCGGATTCGCCTGGCCACCCAGATCGGTGCCGGCCTTACCGGAGTTTTGTATGTGCTCGATGAGCCCAGCATTGGCTTGCACCAGCGCGATAACGATCGCCTGCTCACCACCCTGATGAAGCTCCGCGACCTGGGCAATACCTTGATCGTGGTGGAGCACGACGAAGACACAATCCGTGCAGCCGATTACATCGTGGACATTGGCCCCGGTGCGGGAGTCCACGGTGGCCACATCGTGGCGCAGGGTGATTTTCAGGACCTCTTGGCGGCGGAAGACTCCCTGACGGGTGCCTATTTGAGTGGTCGCCGTTCAATTCCCACACCGGCAGAACGCCGCACCGAAGGCAGCCGCAAGATCACGATGGTGGATTGCGCCCGCAACAATCTCAACGGCATCAGCGTGGAGATTCCCCTGGGCAGGTTGGTCTGCGTTACCGGAGTTAGTGGTAGCGGCAAGAGCACCTTGGTGAATGAATTACTCCATCCAGCCCTGGAACATCAATTGGGCATGAAGGTGCCATTCCCTGCGGGCCTTGCTGAGCTGCGGGGAATTAAGGCGATCGACAAGGTGATCGTGATCGACCAATCACCCATTGGCCGCACCCCACGCTCCAACCCCGCCACCTATACGGGGGCCTTTGATCCGATTCGTCAGATTTTTGCCGCCACCGTGGAGGCGAAGGCCCGCGGTTATCTGGTGGGCCAGTTCAGCTTCAACGTCAAGGGTGGCCGCTGCGAGGCCTGCAGTGGCCAGGGCGTGAATGTGATTGAGATGAACTTCCTGCCGGATGTCTATGTGCAGTGTGATGTGTGTAAGGGGGCCCGCTATAACCGCGAAACCCTGCAGGTGACCTACAAGGGCCACACCATTGCCGATGTGCTGGAGATGACCGTGGAGCAGGCGGCGGAGGTGTTTTCAGCGATTCCCCAGGCGGCGGATCGCCTGCGCACCCTGGTGGATGTGGGCCTGGGTTACGTCAAGTTGGGACAACCAGCACCCACCCTTTCCGGCGGTGAGGCCCAGCGGGTCAAATTGGCCACCGAGCTTTCTAAGCGGGCCACCGGCAAAACCCTTTACCTGATTGACGAACCCACCACGGGCTTGAGCTTCTTTGACGTGCATAAGCTGATGGATGTGATGCAACGCTTGGTGGATAAGGGCAATTCGATCCTGGTGATTGAGCACAACCTGGATGTAATTCGCTGTGCCGACTGGGTTATTGATCTCGGTCCAGAAGGCGGTGACAAGGGCGGCGACTTGGTGGTAATGGGCACGCCTGAGGAGGTGGCTGAGCATGCCACCAGCCACACGGGCAGGTATCTCAAGCAGGTGCTGAAGCAGCATCCGCCTGAGGTGGTGGGCTAG